The Manihot esculenta cultivar AM560-2 chromosome 11, M.esculenta_v8, whole genome shotgun sequence genome includes a region encoding these proteins:
- the LOC110625692 gene encoding uncharacterized protein LOC110625692: MISYKTLYKRKCNVKSVEISAKDLVSFKYYGPCAYIIVNDAPRLVEASIGDNCAFYFLKYMTVFSDSLSRLQTFKMDLRSIKIIRSYPKFPMFSDLKHLDLVIDAYDAYDLLCCTSFLMMCPFLHGLKMKIVVLTRWLTGLGIGRKMKVQKAKPHHYLKMIELGGFLGSAINWKLAEHLLKRAVSLEKLIIDPRVASMKYEVECKNLEKMLAARARAKHLETSLPPKAELVIL, from the exons ATGATCTCCTATAAAACTTTATATAAGAGAAAGTGCAATGTGAAATCTGTGGAAATTTCTGCAAAAGATCTTGTGTCATTTAAGTATTATGGACCATGTGCATACATAATTGTTAATGATGCTCCTCGACTTGTTGAGGCCTCTATCGGCGATAATTGTGCTTTCTATTTCCTCAAATATATGACCGTGTTCTCAGACTCTCTCTCTCGATTACAAACATTTAAAATGGACTTAAGGTCAATCAAG ATAATTAGAAGTTACCCCAAATTTCCAATGTTCAGTGATCTCAAGCACTTGGACCTGGTGATTGATGCTTATGATGCTTACGACCTTCTTTGCTGCACTTCATTCCTGATGATGTGTCCCTTTTTGCATGGATTAAAGATGAAG ATTGTAGTATTAACCCGTTGGCTAACGGGTTTGGGCATAGGAAGAAAGATGAAGGTGCAGAAAGCGAAGCCACACCACTACCTGAAGATGATTGAACTGGGTGGTTTTCTTGGTTCAGCAATTAATTGGAAACTTGCAGAGCATTTACTTAAAAGGGCTGTGTCGCTTGAGAAATTGATTATTGACCCTCGTGTAGCTTCAATGAAATATGAAGTAGAATGTaaaaatctggagaaaatgttaGCAGCAAGAGCTCGAGCTAAGCATCTAGAAACAAGTTTACCGCCTAAGGCTGAACTTGTGATTCTCTGA